TTCGTTTAACGACGAAAATGGAGATAAAGTTGCAGAAGCCGGAGAAAGCATTACTTATAAATTCAAAATAACAAATACAGGTAATGTCGCTTTAACGCAAGTTATGATTAAGGATCTTTTACCGGGAATTGTAATCTCCGGACAAGCAATTGATTTGGATCCAAATCAGTCTGATGAAACAAACTTTACCGCAGAATACAAAATAACACAAAATGATATCAACCACGGAAGTGTTACAAATCAGGCAAGTGTTGAAGGAAAAAGCGGAAAAGGAGTTGTAGTTGGAGATACATCTGATAAGGAAAATAATGCAGAAGACAGACCTACAGTTATCGCATTGAATGGATGTGAGATAAAAGTCTTCAATGCTTTTTCTCCAAACGGAGATGCAAAAAATGCAAGATTCTATATTCAGGGATTAGAATGTTATCCTGACAATACAGTCGAGATATACAACCGTTGGGGAGTATTGGTTTATGATACTACTAATTATAATAATGAAGACAGAGTTTTTGTTGGAATCTCAGAAGGACGTACAACTGTAAAACAATCAGATGGTCTGCCGGTAGGAACCTATTTTTATATATTGAAATATAAAGACAGCGGCTCAAACCAACATGAATTATCAGGATACTTATACATTAATAAATAAAAATAATAAACGGCTTAGTCAGAAGCTGAGCCGTTTTTTAAAAGATCATTAAATGAAAAAACTAGCTTTAATTTTTGTGTTTTTTTCTATTGTATGTAACGCACAACAAGACGCGCAGTTTACACAATATATGTACAACACCATTGCAATAAACCCCGCTTATGCAGGTTCGCGCGGAGTATTAAGTGTTTTTGGTTTGTATCGTACACAATGGATTGGACTTGACGGAGCACCAGAAACAAGTACATTTTCAATCAATACACCTTTAAATAATAGTAATTTGGGATTGGGAGTTTCTTTGGTAAATGATAAAATCGGACCAACAAACGAAAACACATTGTCGGCAGATTTATCGTATAGTATTCCAACTTCAGAAAAATTTAAATTGTCATTTGGATTAAAAGCAACAGCCAACCTTTTCAATTTGGATGTAACTAAATTAACTTATGAAAATCAAGGTGATCCACAATTCCAGGATTTAAATAATAAGTTTACACCAAATATTGGAGCCGGAGTTTATTGGCATTCAGATCAGGCTTATATTGGATTATCAGTGCCAAATTTTATCCAAACCAATAGATATGATGATAACGATGTTGCTATTTTCAAAGACAAAATCAACTACTATTTTATGGCAGGTTACGTCTTTAATTTAGACCATTTAGAGTATATAAAATTCAAGCCAGCCCTATTAACAAAAATGGTTGAAGGAGCACCTTTGCAAGTAGATGTTTCAGGAAATTTTATGTTTAATGATAAATTTGTTGTAGGACTTGCTTATCGTTGGAGCGCTTCAGTAAGTGCAATGGCAGGTTTTCAGGTTTCAAAAGGAATGTATATAGGATACGGTTACGATCATGAAACTACCAACTTAAGAAGATACAATTCAGGATCACATGAGATTTTCCTTCGTTTTGAATTTTTCCATAATTACAGCAGACTTACATCACCAAGATTCTTTTAATTGATTTAAAATATGATGATTAAAAAACTATTATATTCCTTTTTGTTCTTTAGCATTTTTTTCGCAGCAAATGCCCAAACTGCAAGTATAGCAAATGCAGATAAAAAATACGATAATTACGCTTACGCGGATGCAATAAAAGCCTACGAAAAGTTAGTTAAAAAAGGAGTTAGAGACGAAAAAGTATTTCAAAGATTAGGGAATTCCTATTATCTTATTGGAGAATTACAACAAGCTTTAAAATACTATCAGGAATTATATATCCTTAATGAAAATCAGGAACCAGAGTATTTGTATAAATATGCTCAATGTTTGAAATCAGAAGGAAATTATACACAATCAGATGAAATTTTGGAAAAACTCATTCAAAAAGCACCATCAGATAAAAGAGGTATCCTATTCGCAAATAATAAAAATTATTTAGAAGATATTAAAGCAAATTCTGGCCGATTTGATATTGCAGATGCCGGAATTAATTCAAAAGATTCAGATTACGGAAGTACTATTTTAGATAATAAACTAGTATTTACATCTGCCAGAGATACCGGTTCAATAGTCAAAAAGAATTTTAAATGGACCAATAAAGCAATTTCAACTTTATATTCTGCTGAATTAAGTCCTGACGGAAGTATTGGAAAACCAATGATATTTCATAAAGAAAATTTAAGAGTCAATTTCAATCAATCGACTCCGGTTTTTACAAAAGACGGAAGAACAATGTACTTCACCAGAAATAATTCTGTAGATGGAAAAAGAAGAGAGAATGAAAAGAAAATTACATTCTTAAAACTTTATAAAGCAACTTTAATAGACGACGAATGGAAAGAAGTTCAGGAACTTCCTTTTAATAGTGACGAATACAGCGTTGCGCATCCGGCTTTGAGCGTCGATGAAAAAACATTGTATTTTGCATCAGATATGCCAGGAACGCTTGGAGCTTCGGATATTTTTAAAGTAAGTATAGAAGCTAATGGAAGTTTTGGAAAACCTGAAAATTTAGGTTCGGATATCAATACAGAAGGAAGAGAAACCTTTCCTTTTATTTCGGCTGAAAATGAACTTTATTTTGCCAGTGATGTAAGACCAGGTTTAGGCGGACTTGATATTTATGTTTCGAAAATAACTAAAGAAGGTTCTTTTGATGAAGTTCAGAATATTGGAGAACCAATTAATAGTAAACAAGACGATTTTGCTTTTATAATTAACAATAAAAACAGAAACGGTTTTTTCTCTTCAAATAGAAGTGGTGGTCAAGGATTGGACGATGTTTATCGATTTACAGAAAACCGCAGATTAATTTGCGAACAATCTATATCAGGAACAATTACAGATCAGGAAACAAACGAAACACTTTCGAATGTTGCTTTAATTTTGTTTGACGAAGCAGGTAAATCTGCCGTTGAAGCAAAATCTGATGCTAACGGAAATTATGTTTTTTCGAATGTAAAATGCGGAAAGAAATACTTTATCAAAACATCAAAAGAAGATTATTTGTTTAAAGAAGTTTCTGTGACGTTGAAAAAAGCAACAGGTTCAGTTTCTCTGCCAATAGCTTTAGAAAAGAAACCAAAACCAATAGTAGCAATTCCGGTTGTGATAAAGGCAAGTAATTCTATTAAACCAGTTAAAGTCAATATTACTATTGGGACCGATTTAGGAAAATTATTAAAAATTCCGATGAACTTTTTTGATTTAGGAAAAGCTACAATCAAGAAAACATCAGAGCCTCAATTGCAGAAAATTGTTGATATGCTAAAACAATATCCAAGCATAAAATTAGATATTCGTTCGCATACAGACAGCCGTTCATCGACTGAAAGTAATCAGATTTTATCAGACAAAAGAGCAGAATCGACGAAGAATTGGTTGATACAAAAAGGAATCGACGCAAGCCGATTAACAGCAAAAGGATACGGAGAAACACAATTAGTAAATAAATGTGCCGATGGTGTAAAATGTACCGAACAAGAACATCAGCAAAACAGACGAAGCGAATTTATAATTGTAAGTCTGTAATTTGATAAACATAAAAAAGACCTTTTTCTAATCTGAAAAAGGTCTTTTTTATTGCATTCTATTTTGAATAGGAATAAATCCCAGCGGTATGGAATATTTATAGATAATATTGATGTATCGGAAAGAACCCATTTTTGGGTGATATTTATGATGCAATTTCACTCCGCTGGAGTTTTAAAATAGAGATTTTTTGTTTGGCTATAAATATAATGCTCCGATGGAGCAGCCAATCTATCTGAATAAATTATGTGATATTATTAGAATCCGCAATAAACATTTGGTTGATTTCGTCTAGAACATCAAATTCATTGGTAGGAAACATTTCTAAAACCATTTCTAAAACGAGCGCTATATTAATAGGTGAAGTTTTAATGGTTTCCGAAGTTTTATGTGCATCGTGATCCAGCGCTACAATACATAATTTTAGGATTTCGGTAATAAGACAACCAAGTTCAGAATAATTTGAAAGCTTAATTTGAACGGTATAAGTTTCTGATTCATCATTAGAAGGTTTTAAGGTGTTTAAATATAGGGCAGATAACTTTTTTAGGCGTTCTAAATTTTTAGTTTCAATTGTTTCCATAATAATGTTTTTAATTCTTCTGAAAGTGTTATTGTCATTTCATGCAAGTTGTGTTTTATAATTGTTATTTTCAACATACTATAATATGTTAATTTAATCATTTTCTTATATTTTTAAAAAATCAAATGTATTAAAGAGAGAAGAATAATAGAACGACATATATGTCGTGTTGATATCTTTTTTAAATTTTATGTAATCCCTACGGGATATTATGGAAACGTGCTTTCCTATTTCTACCAACATTTAATTCCTAACGGAATATATTGTAGGGATGGATTTTAATCCGTCCTTCTCAAACATAACCACAATCTTGTCATTTCGACGGAGGAGAAATCTCCGTGAGAAGCTCGACAAAGATTGGCGAGTTTCTTTGTAGAGTTTCTAGTGTGATTTCTCCTCCGTCGAAATGACAAATTAAACGAAAAACACTATTATGAAAACAATTGCCCTAGCCCCGATAGAAGTGGAAATCCTTTTGTGGCGGGGTTCGCCACAAAAGATTGTAACGGATAGCGGGATTAGCTCCTGATTAAAATCATTCATTCATATATCCCTACAGGATATTTTATCGGGCATCATATTTTTTTTCTACCGATCCATAACTCCTAGCGGAGTTTCTGTTAATGCTTAATTTTCGCAAATTACCCCATTAGGGGTAAATGGTCGGTAACCCTGCGTTTTTCGCAAAAAAGTCTTAAAATTCATTCATTTTTTTAAAGTAAAATTTCTTTAGATTAAATTTTAACTTATTATGTTTAAAATGAGTTGATTAAGTCTTAAAAAATCGTTTTCGTTGTTTTTTATATTCATTTTTTTCTAACTTTATAGAACTTAAAATTTTTCAGATATGACTGTAAATCAAATACTAAACGCAAAAGGGAAAAATGTTTATTCCGTACTTTCAACAACAACAGTTTATGAAGCTTTGAAAGTAATGGGCGAAAAAAACATAGGGGCAATTCTGGTTATTGATGGAACCGATTTGAAAGGGATATTATCTGAAAGGGATTATGCCCGAAAAATTGTTTTGAAAGACAAGTCATCAAAAGAAACCTTTGTACATGAGATTATGGAAAGCACTGTTTTTTCGGTTAACCTTTCTAATAATATCGAAGACTGCATGGAGTTGATGAGTACGAAAAGGATTAGACATTTACCAGTTTTGGAAGATGGAATTGTGGTAGGAATAATTTCGATCAGTGACGTTGTAAAAGCGATTATAGAAATTCAAAAAGATACTATAAATCATTTAAATTCATATATTTCTCAGTAATATAAAACATAAAAATATACTTTATAAAATAGTCCAAATTATCGTGGACTATTTTTTTTGGGGTAACGAAAACGTTTTTTTCGGAAAAGAAAAATATAAAAAGACGCCATTTTAAACCAAGACTTATATCTTTGTAAGCTAGAATAAAAGCTAAATATAATGAACAAAGAGAGTAAAAGAAGAGAAGCGTTACTGTACCATTCAGAACCAACTCCAGGAAAAATTCAGGTAGTTCCAACAAAAAAATATGCAACCCAAAGAGATTTATCTTTGGCTTATTCGCCGGGTGTTGCTGAGCCATGTTTAGAAATTGCAGCAAACGTAGACGACGTTTATAAATACACAGCAAAAGGAAATTTAGTTGCCGTTATCTCAAACGGTACAGCGGTTTTAGGACTTGGAGACATTGGTCCGGAAGCTTCTAAACCAGTTATGGAAGGAAAAGGATTATTGTTTAAAATCTTTTCTGATATTGATGTTTTTGATATAGAAATCGGAACAAAAGATATCGAAGAATTTATCCAGACTGTTAAGAATATTGCTCCAACTTTTGGAGGAATAAATCTTGAAGATATTAAAGCACCTGAATCTTTTGAAATCGAAAGAAGATTGGTAGAAGAATTGGATATTCCGGTAATGCACGATGATCAGCACGGAACGGCAATTATTTCTTCTGCGGCTTTAATCAACGCATTAGAATTAGCAGGAAAAAAAGCGGAAGATGTAAAAGTAGTAGTTTCTGGCGCAGGTTCGGCTGCAATAGCTTGTACTGATTTATATGTTTTGTTGGGAGTTAAGGTTGAGAATATCAAAATGTTTAATAGTAAAGGACTTTTAACAAAAGACAATCCTTCACTATCAGAATTACAATTGAAATACGCTGTTGATGGCGCTAAAATTGAATTAGCAGAAGCAGTAAAAGGAGCAGATGTTTTCATCGGATTGTCTTCAGGAGGTATTTTATCGGCTGAAATGTTGTTGACAATGAAAGAGAATCCGATTGTTTTTGCAATGGCAAATCCAAATCCGGAAATCGATTATAATTTAGCTACAGAAACTCGTAAAGATGTTATTATGGCTACAGGACGTTCAGACTTTCCTAACCAGGTAAATAATGTTTTAGGTTTTCCATATATTTTTAGAGGAGCGCTAGATGTGAGAGCTACTAAAATTAACGAAGCTATGAAAATGGCTGCTGTAAAAGCATTGGCTATTTTGGCTAAAGAACCAGTTCCAGAGCAAGTAAACGTGGCATATGGCGCAACAAAACTGGGTTTTGGTAACGATTATATTATCCCTAAACCATTTGATCCAAGATTGATTACTGTAGTTGCTCCGGCAGTTGCAAGAGCAGCAATGGAATCTGGTGTTGCAAAAAATCCTATTACAGATTGGGCTGCTTACGAAGATCAGCTTCGCGAACGTATGGGTAATGATAATAAAATGGTTCGTTTGATGACAAACCGTGCTAAAATGGATCCTAAAAGAATTGTATTTGCTGAGGCAGATCAATTAAATGTATTGAAAGCAGCACAAATTGTTCATGAAGACGGAATTGGTTTTCCAATTTTATTAGGAAATAAAGAAGCGATTTTAGAGCTTAAAGCTGAATTAGGTTTTGATGCAGAACTTGAAATCATCGATCCTAAAACAAATGAAGAAGAAGTAAGACGTAACAGATTTGCAAAATCATACTGGGAAACAAGAGAAAGAAGAGGCGTTTCGCTACTTGATGCTCAGAAATATATGCGCGAAAGAAACTATTTTGCTGCAATGATGGTTAATGAAGGCGAAGCAGATGCATTAGTTACCGGTCATACAAGAAGTTACCCAACAGTTGTAAAACCAATGTTGCAATTGATCGAAAAAGCACATGGAGCATCACTTGTTGCAACTGCAAACATGATGTTGACTTCTCGCGGACCAATGTTCTTGTCTGATACTGCAATTAACATCAATCCTTCTGCCGAAGATTTGATTAATATTGCAATTATGACGGCAAAAACTGCAAAAATGTTTGGTGTTGAGCCAGTTATTGCAATGGTTTCATATTCAAATTTTGGATCTTCAACAAGCCAAAGTGCTTCAAAAGTAAGAGAAGCAGTAGCTTATTTGCATAAAAATCATCCTGATATGATCGTTGATGGAGAGATTCAGGCAGATTTTGCTTTGAATCAGGAAATGCTTGCAGAGAAATTTCCTTTCTCAAAATTAGCTGGAAAGAAGGTAAATACATTGATTTTCCCTAACTTAGAGTCGGCTAATATTACTTATAAATTATTAAAAGAATTATATAAAGTAAATTCAATTGGTCCAATTATGATGGGAATGGGTAAACCGGTTCACATTTTTCAATTAGGAGCAAGCGTTGAAGAAATGGTTAATATGGCTGCAATTGCAGTTATTGATGCTCAGGAAAAAGAGAATAAAAAAAATAAATTAGCTAAATAGTAGAAATTATAAGGGTCGATGTAATAATGTCGTATTTTTATTGCATTTTTATTATATTTGACCCTTATAAATTATACTATGATAGCACATTTGCAAGGTAAATTAGTCGAGAAAAATCCTACAGATGTAGTGATTGATTGTGGAGGTGTTGGATATCAAGTACATATCTCCTTACACACCTTCTCATTAATTCCTAATGCAGAGAATATAAAATTGTATACGCATCTTCAAATTAAGGAAGATGCGCATACTTTATTTGGTTTTGCAGAAAAATCAGAACGAGAAATTTTTAGAATGTTGTTATCTGTTTCCGGAATTGGAGCAAATATTGCCAGAACAATGTTGTCTTCAATTGAACCCAGACAAATAATAAATGCTATTGCCTCTGGCGATGTTGGTATTATACAGTCAATTAAGGGCATTGGGAACAAAACAGCACAAAGAGTTATTCTTGATTTAAAAGAAAAAGTGTTAAAGTTGTACGATTTAGATGAAGTTTCTGTAGTACAAAACAATACAAATAGAGATGAAGCGTTATCTGCTTTGGAAGTTTTAGGTTTTGTTCGAAAAACTTCTGAAAAAGTAGTCGAAAAGATCGTCAAAGAAGATCCCGAAGCTACTGTTGAATCAATCATCAAAAAAGCTTTAAAAAGCTTATAAACTCATTTTAAATAAAAGAATTGTATGCGTAAAATTTGTATTTTTTTGCTGGTTTTATTTTGCGGTAATGTTTTGCGTGCGCAAGTAAATCCGGCGGTCAAAGATACAACCAAGACTCAATTCTCCGTAGGAAAAGTTGAGATCGACGATCCACCAAGTATACTTTCTGCTTATAGATATGATCCTATTACAGACCGTTATATTTACACAAGTTCAGTTGATGGTTTCTCTATCAATTACCCTATTGTTTTAACACCAAAAGAATACGAAGATTTAGTTTTGAAAGAATCCAGAAGAGATTATTTCAAAAAGAAATCAGATGCTATCGATGGTAAAAAAGTAGGTAGTGAAGCTGATAAAAAGAATTTATTACCAAGATATTACATTAACTCAAGTCTTTTTGAAAGCGTTTTTGGAAGTAATACAATTGATGTAAAACCAACAGGATCAGTCGAAATGGATTTGGGTATTCGATATACCAAACAAGATAATCCTTCATTTTCACCTAGAAACAGATCAAGCTTAACCTTTGATTTTGATCAGAGAATCAGCATGAGTTTAATGGGTAAAGTAGGAACCAGATTAGATGTAAATGCTAATTATGATACTCAGTCTACATTTGCATTTCAAAACTTATTTAAACTGGCTTATTCCCCTTCAGAAGATGATATTATTCAAAAAGTTGAGGTTGGTAATGTTAGTATGCCTTTGAACAGTACGCTTATACGTGGAGCTCAAAGTTTATTTGGGGTTAAAACTCAATTGCAATTTGGTAAGACAACAATCACCGGAGTTTTCTCAGAACAGAAGTCACAAACAAAGAGTATAGTTGCAGAAGGTGGAGGTACAGTTCAAAATTTTGATTTATATGCTTTAGACTACGATAACGACAGACACTTCTTCTTGTCACAATATTTTAGAAACAAATATGACGCTTCTTTAAAAGGATATCCGTTTATTGATAGTCGTGTGCAGGTAACGAGAATTGAAGTTTGGGTAACCAATAAGCAAAACCGTGTAAGTACTACAAGTAATAACTTGCGTAACGTTATTGCACTTCAGGATTTAGGAGAAGCGCAAGCAAAGGGTATTCCTGATAATCAGGTTGTAGTTGTATCCCCAACAACAGGTTTCTTTAATAATCCTATTGATTCTCCTGCAGAGAATGATAATAATAAATATGATCCTGCGGCTATTGGACAGGCAGGTTCGTTTTTAAATTCAAATATTAGAGAAATTGTAACGGCAAAATCAGGATTTAATAGTGCAAACGTAAGTGAGGGTACAGATTATTCGATATTAGAAAATGCAAGAAAATTAAATGCAAACGAATTTACTTTTAATGCGCAATTAGGATATATCTCTTTACAACAGCGTTTGGCAAATGATGAGATTCTGGCTGTAGCCTACGAGTATACCATTGGTGGTAAAGTTTATCAGGTTGGAGAATTTGGTAGTGATGGAGTTGACGGGACAATTGTTACAGGAAACACTCCTTCAAATCAGGCTATTATTACGCAAAGTTTAATCTTGAAAATGCTGAAAAGCAGTTTGACAAACGTACAGAATCCAGTTTGGAATTTGATGATGAAAAACGTTTATCAAATTCCTCAGGCGTATCAAATTAAGCAAGATGATTTTAGATTAAACATTCTTTATACAGATCCTTCGCCTATCAATTATATTACTCCTGTTACAGGAACTTCTTTTCCTGCAAATCCTACAGCGGATAATAAGGTTGATCAAACACCATTATTAAATGTTTTTAATCTGGATAAATTAAACTACAATAACGATCCGCAAACCGGGGGAGATGGTTTCTTTGATTACCTTCCGGGAATAACGGTAGATGTTCAGAATGGCCGAATTATTTTTACTACAAAAGAACCTTTTGGTGAGCTTATATTTAAAAAGTTGCAAAACTCAGGTTCAGGAGAAACTTATGATGACCCTAGTACGTACAATGATAATCAAAAAAAATACGTGTTTAGAAATATGTATCGAAATACGCAATCCGGAGCATTACAAGACAGTGACAAAAATAAATTCTTATTAAGAGGAAAATATAAATCATCAGGAAGCAACGGGATTCCAATTGGAGCATTTAATGTTCCGCAAGGTTCAGTTGTGGTAATGGCTGCCGGGAGAAGATTAGTTGAGGGAATTGATTACAGCGTAGATTATCAATTAGGGCGAGTACAAATTCTGGATCCATCACTTCAGGCTTCAAATACACCAATTGAGGTTTCGCTGGAAAACAATTCAATTTTTGGACAGCAAACCAGAAGATTTATGGGAGTCAATGTCGAACATAAAATTTCGGATAATTTTATTGTTGGCGGTACCTTTTTAAAAATGACGGAGAGACCATTTACTCAAAAATCGAGTTATGGGCAGGAATCTGTAAATAATACTATTTTTGGTTTTAACGGAACTTATTCAACAGAAGTTCCATTCTTTACCAGATTAGTAAATAAATTGCCAAATATTGATACAGATGTTCCTTCTAATCTTTCGATTCGCGGTGAGGTTGCTTTCTTAAGACCGGATGCTCCAAAAGCAAGTGATTTTGAAGGAGAAGCAACTATATATGTAGATGATTTTGAAGGCTCACAGTCTACGATAGATATGCGATCAGCTTATGCGTGGAGTTTGGCTTCTACGCCATTTATTAATGCAGCAGGAGATCCTACTTTTAATGCAAATTATGATGATTTAAGATATGGTTATAAAAGGGCAAAACTGGCTTGGTATACCATTGATCCAATATTTTATACTTCAAAACCATCAGGTATTTCAAACGATGATTTATCATTGAACACAACAAGAAGAATTTACAGCCGTGAATTATATCCAAATACAGATATTGCTCAGGGACAAATTCAGGTTATTAATACACTTGATTTAAGTTATTATCCATCAGACAGAGGTCCGTATAATAACAATCCAAATTTTAATACAGATCCGGCATCTTCGAATTTTGGTGGAATTATGCGTGCTCTGAATTCTACAAATTTTGAACAGGGGAATGTTGAATATATTCAGTTTTGGGTTCTCGATCCTTATGTTGGAAACGGAGAAGCGCAAACAAATAATACCGGAAAAATATATTTCAATTTAGGTGAAGTTTCTGAAGATGTTTTAAAAGATGGAAGAAAACAATATGAAAACGGATTAGGACCAGGTCAGATAATGGTAAATCCACAGCCAATTTGGGGAGATGTTCCAGCATCACAATCTTTGATTTATGCTTTTGATACAAATCCGGATAATCGTAGAAATCAGGATGTTGGTTTAGATGGTTTGCCGGATTCCAGAGAAGGTTCAGTATATACAAATTATGCAGGAGATGAAGATCCTGCTGCGGATAATTATACCTATTATTTAAATACAACGGGTGGAGTTCTTGATCGTTATAAAAAGTATAATGGAGTAGAAAATAACTCCGCGGTAAGTATAGATGATCCTAATCGTGGATCAACAACATTACCGGATGTTGAAGATATTAATCGTGATAATACGATGAGTACTATAAATGCTTATTACGAATATAGTATTGATATTAAACCGGGAATGCAAGTTGGACAGAACTATATTACAGATATTCGTGATGTATCCAATATTGAATTGCCAAACGGTGGAACAACAAATGCAAGATGGATTCAATTTAAGATTCCTGTTTCTCAGCCTCAAAAGACCATTGGTAATATTACTGATTTTAGATCTATTCGTTTTATGCGTATGTTTATGACTGGCTTTAATGATCAGATGACAATGCGTTTTGGAGCTTTAGATTTAGTTCGTGGAGAATGGAGAAGATACACTGGAACTTTAGACGCAAATGATACGGATCCGACTAATGACGGAACTGAATTTGATGTTTCGGCAGTAAATATTCAGGAAAACAGTACAAAATGTCCTGTGAATTATGTCATTCCACCAGGAGTTCAAAGAGAGCAATTGTATAATAACAATACAATTATCAACCAAAACGAGCAAGCGTTAGCATTAAGAGTTGGT
This genomic window from Flavobacterium sp. 9 contains:
- the ruvA gene encoding Holliday junction branch migration protein RuvA, yielding MIAHLQGKLVEKNPTDVVIDCGGVGYQVHISLHTFSLIPNAENIKLYTHLQIKEDAHTLFGFAEKSEREIFRMLLSVSGIGANIARTMLSSIEPRQIINAIASGDVGIIQSIKGIGNKTAQRVILDLKEKVLKLYDLDEVSVVQNNTNRDEALSALEVLGFVRKTSEKVVEKIVKEDPEATVESIIKKALKSL
- a CDS encoding OmpA family protein — encoded protein: MMIKKLLYSFLFFSIFFAANAQTASIANADKKYDNYAYADAIKAYEKLVKKGVRDEKVFQRLGNSYYLIGELQQALKYYQELYILNENQEPEYLYKYAQCLKSEGNYTQSDEILEKLIQKAPSDKRGILFANNKNYLEDIKANSGRFDIADAGINSKDSDYGSTILDNKLVFTSARDTGSIVKKNFKWTNKAISTLYSAELSPDGSIGKPMIFHKENLRVNFNQSTPVFTKDGRTMYFTRNNSVDGKRRENEKKITFLKLYKATLIDDEWKEVQELPFNSDEYSVAHPALSVDEKTLYFASDMPGTLGASDIFKVSIEANGSFGKPENLGSDINTEGRETFPFISAENELYFASDVRPGLGGLDIYVSKITKEGSFDEVQNIGEPINSKQDDFAFIINNKNRNGFFSSNRSGGQGLDDVYRFTENRRLICEQSISGTITDQETNETLSNVALILFDEAGKSAVEAKSDANGNYVFSNVKCGKKYFIKTSKEDYLFKEVSVTLKKATGSVSLPIALEKKPKPIVAIPVVIKASNSIKPVKVNITIGTDLGKLLKIPMNFFDLGKATIKKTSEPQLQKIVDMLKQYPSIKLDIRSHTDSRSSTESNQILSDKRAESTKNWLIQKGIDASRLTAKGYGETQLVNKCADGVKCTEQEHQQNRRSEFIIVSL
- a CDS encoding type IX secretion system membrane protein PorP/SprF, which codes for MKKLALIFVFFSIVCNAQQDAQFTQYMYNTIAINPAYAGSRGVLSVFGLYRTQWIGLDGAPETSTFSINTPLNNSNLGLGVSLVNDKIGPTNENTLSADLSYSIPTSEKFKLSFGLKATANLFNLDVTKLTYENQGDPQFQDLNNKFTPNIGAGVYWHSDQAYIGLSVPNFIQTNRYDDNDVAIFKDKINYYFMAGYVFNLDHLEYIKFKPALLTKMVEGAPLQVDVSGNFMFNDKFVVGLAYRWSASVSAMAGFQVSKGMYIGYGYDHETTNLRRYNSGSHEIFLRFEFFHNYSRLTSPRFF
- a CDS encoding NADP-dependent malic enzyme, with product MNKESKRREALLYHSEPTPGKIQVVPTKKYATQRDLSLAYSPGVAEPCLEIAANVDDVYKYTAKGNLVAVISNGTAVLGLGDIGPEASKPVMEGKGLLFKIFSDIDVFDIEIGTKDIEEFIQTVKNIAPTFGGINLEDIKAPESFEIERRLVEELDIPVMHDDQHGTAIISSAALINALELAGKKAEDVKVVVSGAGSAAIACTDLYVLLGVKVENIKMFNSKGLLTKDNPSLSELQLKYAVDGAKIELAEAVKGADVFIGLSSGGILSAEMLLTMKENPIVFAMANPNPEIDYNLATETRKDVIMATGRSDFPNQVNNVLGFPYIFRGALDVRATKINEAMKMAAVKALAILAKEPVPEQVNVAYGATKLGFGNDYIIPKPFDPRLITVVAPAVARAAMESGVAKNPITDWAAYEDQLRERMGNDNKMVRLMTNRAKMDPKRIVFAEADQLNVLKAAQIVHEDGIGFPILLGNKEAILELKAELGFDAELEIIDPKTNEEEVRRNRFAKSYWETRERRGVSLLDAQKYMRERNYFAAMMVNEGEADALVTGHTRSYPTVVKPMLQLIEKAHGASLVATANMMLTSRGPMFLSDTAININPSAEDLINIAIMTAKTAKMFGVEPVIAMVSYSNFGSSTSQSASKVREAVAYLHKNHPDMIVDGEIQADFALNQEMLAEKFPFSKLAGKKVNTLIFPNLESANITYKLLKELYKVNSIGPIMMGMGKPVHIFQLGASVEEMVNMAAIAVIDAQEKENKKNKLAK
- a CDS encoding CBS domain-containing protein; amino-acid sequence: MTVNQILNAKGKNVYSVLSTTTVYEALKVMGEKNIGAILVIDGTDLKGILSERDYARKIVLKDKSSKETFVHEIMESTVFSVNLSNNIEDCMELMSTKRIRHLPVLEDGIVVGIISISDVVKAIIEIQKDTINHLNSYISQ